In the genome of Polaribacter atrinae, one region contains:
- a CDS encoding T9SS type A sorting domain-containing protein, which produces MYKKITLLTAGLFSYFMGFSQATLKITEIWSGNSKGNNVTADWFEVTNTGSEAWTPAMGDLYFIDDRDEIDYIDDAVLINGIAVIKPGESIIAIKDEDATEFRSVWGDVYDITNLQIGTHDGKGLGKGGDVVNLFISTTVPTDNSTRVASAAYPDTEANPGQSYDVTKGAFSVIGEAPYVPVATAVNDEGEAAIASPGNTGSTKPDLQITEIWAGNGEGNDLTGDWFEITNTGSAAWTSTMGNLYFVDDRDEADYVEDAVVLNGVTTIAPGESIIAVKDENATTFITVWSGVYNLTNVQIATHDGKGLGGGGDTVNLFVSATTPTDNSTRVDSEAYPDTAANPGQSYDVTKGSFSVLGEAPFLPVATAVNDKGEAAIGSPGNLEKIAPSTINIVVDTANLTPYLEVSETNSGFVSGVVNDTTDPASTIGIPFVVSDSNTDLADLTVSVNSSNEAVVSNDNLVLTGTTGERLLKIIPNTFGFSTITITVEDAEANAATYTINYAASAASVTPNTSRFYTGSSDGSTGIAIDENYIWVGDDEDQTIRLYNANQSGLPVKEIDFNSYLGSTKEADLEGSFRLEDTIYWMGSTAEADRSVIFTTILSGSGATSTLTYNAKYNGLQADLLNWDENNLHGLGVNYFKLNTVLEVEALALAPNSTTTAYLGLRSATIENKAIVIPVTNFTSLPGLEAGSATFGTPILIDLAGRSLRSMECNENGCILIGGPFGTKTDFKLFTWTGNSTDQPELRNADLSALNANGSFEGLVALPNSTFLGADGDTDTVKLLVDLGATVIYNDGEENKGLRDQWKKFRSDVVTLGTVGEAFVKTPVINEFVIDHTGTDTKEYLEIYGDPFTDYSNYTLVEIEGDSGNTGLIDDATFTVGTTDENGFWTTSFQENNLENGATTFLLVKDYNGTLGDDIDTNDDGTIDTTYWSAIVDGIASSEGQTGDLVYALDLAPGFDGNENQVGGASRVPNGVDTDSTSDWVRNDYDGEGFDGFTGTPLEGEAINTPNAYNKLVGPILNITEIWPGNGEGSNLTADWFEITNNGPLTWTPELGGLYFDDDSKDPASAVLINGITAIQPGESVIAIDAADTANFTALWGEVYNITDIQIGTYAGAGLSGGGDAVTLWIGEPTTVGTIVDFETYPDTASNPGQSYDIEKGEFSTSGAPYFATATAVNNANEAAVGSPGNRGTVLSVYDNTVNTVKTFPIPFDDTLHLQLNTSTNITMATVKIIDMLGAVVFSKKMDVSTGKVTLDNMARLYSGVYVLHIAELNTTMKIVKK; this is translated from the coding sequence ATGTACAAAAAAATTACACTATTAACTGCAGGGTTATTCAGTTATTTTATGGGGTTTTCTCAAGCAACACTAAAAATCACAGAAATTTGGTCTGGAAATAGTAAAGGGAATAATGTTACAGCAGATTGGTTTGAGGTAACAAATACGGGATCAGAAGCATGGACACCTGCCATGGGAGACCTTTATTTTATTGATGATAGAGATGAAATTGATTATATAGACGATGCTGTGCTAATAAACGGTATTGCTGTTATTAAACCAGGAGAATCTATCATCGCCATAAAAGATGAAGATGCTACAGAATTTAGATCCGTTTGGGGTGACGTTTATGATATTACAAATCTTCAAATAGGAACACACGATGGAAAAGGATTAGGTAAAGGTGGTGATGTTGTTAATTTATTTATAAGCACAACGGTTCCTACAGATAATAGTACAAGAGTAGCTTCTGCAGCGTATCCAGATACAGAAGCAAATCCGGGGCAATCCTACGATGTTACAAAAGGTGCTTTTAGTGTTATTGGTGAGGCACCGTATGTTCCGGTTGCTACCGCTGTAAATGATGAAGGAGAAGCTGCCATTGCATCTCCAGGAAATACAGGATCTACAAAACCAGATTTACAAATTACAGAAATATGGGCAGGAAACGGTGAAGGAAATGATCTTACAGGAGATTGGTTTGAAATAACAAATACAGGATCTGCAGCATGGACATCTACTATGGGAAACCTTTATTTTGTGGATGATAGAGATGAAGCTGATTATGTAGAGGATGCTGTAGTATTAAATGGTGTTACCACAATTGCCCCAGGAGAATCTATTATAGCAGTAAAAGATGAAAACGCTACAACGTTTATTACAGTTTGGAGCGGTGTTTACAACCTAACAAATGTTCAAATTGCTACGCATGACGGAAAAGGATTAGGTGGCGGTGGAGATACGGTGAATTTATTTGTAAGTGCTACTACTCCAACCGATAATAGCACAAGAGTAGATTCTGAAGCGTACCCAGATACAGCAGCAAACCCAGGGCAATCTTACGATGTAACCAAGGGAAGTTTTAGTGTACTTGGAGAAGCACCTTTTTTACCAGTTGCTACCGCTGTAAATGACAAAGGAGAAGCTGCCATAGGATCTCCTGGTAACTTAGAAAAAATAGCACCTTCTACTATAAATATCGTGGTAGATACGGCTAATTTAACTCCTTATTTAGAGGTGTCAGAAACAAATTCGGGCTTTGTAAGTGGTGTTGTAAATGACACAACCGATCCTGCAAGTACTATTGGTATTCCTTTTGTAGTTTCAGATTCTAATACAGATTTGGCAGATTTAACGGTTTCTGTAAACAGCAGTAATGAAGCGGTGGTGTCTAACGATAACTTAGTGCTTACAGGTACTACTGGCGAAAGATTGTTAAAAATTATACCGAATACTTTTGGTTTCTCAACCATCACAATCACTGTAGAAGATGCAGAAGCTAACGCAGCAACGTATACCATTAATTATGCAGCCTCAGCAGCTTCTGTTACGCCAAATACAAGTCGTTTTTATACAGGTTCATCAGACGGATCAACAGGAATTGCTATTGATGAAAACTATATTTGGGTTGGTGATGATGAAGATCAAACCATTCGTTTATACAACGCAAATCAATCAGGTTTACCTGTAAAAGAAATCGATTTTAATAGTTATTTAGGTTCCACAAAAGAAGCAGATTTAGAAGGTTCTTTTAGATTAGAAGACACTATTTATTGGATGGGTTCTACGGCAGAAGCAGATAGATCGGTTATTTTTACAACTATTTTATCAGGATCCGGAGCTACTTCTACCCTAACCTACAATGCTAAATACAACGGTTTACAAGCAGATTTATTAAATTGGGATGAAAACAACCTTCATGGATTAGGTGTTAACTATTTTAAATTAAACACTGTTTTAGAAGTAGAAGCCTTAGCCCTTGCTCCCAACAGTACAACTACTGCTTATTTAGGTTTGCGTAGCGCAACTATAGAAAATAAAGCCATTGTAATACCTGTTACTAATTTTACAAGTTTACCAGGATTGGAAGCTGGTTCTGCAACCTTTGGGACTCCTATTTTAATTGATTTAGCGGGTAGAAGTTTAAGAAGTATGGAGTGTAATGAAAATGGATGTATCTTAATTGGAGGTCCTTTTGGCACAAAAACAGACTTTAAATTATTTACTTGGACTGGAAATAGTACAGACCAACCAGAACTAAGAAATGCAGATTTATCGGCATTAAATGCAAATGGTTCTTTTGAAGGCTTGGTTGCTTTACCAAATTCTACTTTTTTAGGAGCTGATGGAGATACAGATACTGTAAAATTATTAGTAGATTTAGGTGCTACCGTTATTTATAATGATGGCGAAGAAAATAAAGGTTTACGTGACCAATGGAAAAAATTTAGAAGTGATGTTGTTACTCTAGGTACTGTTGGTGAAGCATTTGTTAAAACACCAGTAATTAACGAGTTTGTAATTGACCATACAGGAACCGATACAAAAGAATATCTAGAAATTTATGGAGATCCTTTTACTGATTATTCTAATTATACCCTTGTAGAGATTGAAGGAGATAGTGGAAATACAGGTTTAATTGATGATGCTACTTTTACGGTTGGTACTACGGATGAAAACGGTTTCTGGACCACAAGTTTTCAAGAGAATAATCTAGAAAACGGAGCAACAACATTTTTATTAGTAAAAGATTACAACGGTACTCTTGGAGATGATATTGATACCAATGATGACGGCACGATTGATACTACTTATTGGTCTGCAATTGTAGATGGCATTGCGAGTTCTGAAGGACAAACAGGTGATTTGGTATATGCACTAGATTTAGCCCCTGGTTTTGATGGAAATGAGAACCAAGTTGGTGGAGCTTCTCGTGTACCAAATGGTGTAGATACAGATAGCACGAGTGATTGGGTACGTAATGATTATGATGGTGAAGGTTTTGATGGATTTACAGGAACGCCTTTAGAAGGAGAAGCAATTAATACGCCTAACGCTTATAACAAACTTGTAGGGCCAATATTAAATATTACTGAAATCTGGCCAGGGAATGGTGAAGGAAGTAATCTTACTGCAGATTGGTTTGAGATTACAAACAATGGGCCTTTAACTTGGACACCAGAATTAGGTGGTCTTTATTTTGATGATGATTCTAAAGATCCTGCGTCTGCGGTATTAATTAATGGAATTACTGCCATTCAACCAGGAGAATCTGTAATTGCCATTGATGCTGCAGACACCGCTAATTTTACGGCTCTTTGGGGAGAAGTTTATAACATTACAGATATTCAAATAGGAACGTATGCCGGAGCTGGTTTATCTGGTGGTGGTGATGCAGTAACATTATGGATTGGAGAGCCAACAACAGTTGGAACAATAGTAGATTTTGAAACGTATCCAGACACAGCTTCTAATCCAGGTCAATCTTATGATATAGAAAAAGGGGAATTCAGCACAAGCGGAGCACCTTACTTTGCTACTGCAACTGCAGTAAATAATGCCAATGAAGCTGCTGTAGGTTCACCAGGAAATAGAGGAACTGTTTTAAGTGTTTACGATAATACAGTAAATACGGTTAAAACGTTTCCTATTCCTTTTGATGATACATTACATTTACAACTAAATACATCAACGAATATAACAATGGCTACCGTAAAAATTATAGATATGTTAGGTGCTGTTGTTTTTAGTAAAAAAATGGATGTATCAACCGGTAAAGTAACTTTAGACAATATGGCTAGGTTGTATTCAGGTGTTTATGTCTTGCATATTGCTGAATTGAATACGACCATGAAAATTGTAAAGAAATAA
- a CDS encoding cation:proton antiporter yields MTGSLLFVAIILLAGAIICVSIAKRLGLSSVLGYLIAGVVIGPYMLGIIGEEGQDIMHIAEFGVVIMLFLIGLEIEPKNFWNMRKTILGMGGVQVSVTMLLSYFLFTSFDYEPKVALVLSMAVALSSTAIVLQTIKEKGLMNTTSGAAAFSILLFQDIVVIFMIGSIPLLASSNAAAIPTNNHNGHVNLLDGLPMELQTLAIILSVVFIIVAGRYLIVPMLRKVVNSGVRELLIAAAFLIVFGISFVMEYVGLSPALGAFLGGVVLSNSEFKHELESTLEPFKNLMLGLFFIAVGASVNFIVIANSPLTIAGILIAVIFIKALVLFMVGLLFKLKIDQNLLLTFNLSQVGEFAFVLLSFAFQSSILGQEQLDIMLVVTALTMGITPIIGMVNEHLILPRIGTKESVKRPMDEHTKSEKIILVGFGQFGSTIGRFLKSHDIETTILDHDSNRVDYLRKLGFEVYYGDATRMGLLESAGIAEAKFLICAIDNPAAALQISKQVKEKYPHVELMVRARNRYDAYDFINLGIKNIYRENLETSLTLASDVLTKVGFEKETLKKQVENFIKYDEESIRRLAGEPKGDENYIVKKREEYKQQVASLKEDFKRGKME; encoded by the coding sequence ATGACAGGAAGTCTACTTTTTGTAGCAATTATATTGTTGGCAGGAGCAATTATTTGTGTGTCTATAGCCAAACGACTAGGACTCAGTTCTGTATTGGGCTATTTAATAGCTGGTGTAGTAATTGGCCCTTATATGTTAGGGATTATTGGAGAAGAAGGACAAGATATCATGCATATTGCAGAATTTGGCGTTGTAATTATGTTGTTTTTAATTGGTTTAGAAATTGAACCTAAGAATTTTTGGAACATGCGTAAAACCATTTTAGGAATGGGAGGTGTGCAAGTTTCTGTAACCATGTTGTTGTCTTATTTTCTATTCACTTCGTTTGATTATGAACCTAAAGTAGCCTTGGTATTGTCTATGGCTGTAGCACTTTCATCTACCGCTATTGTTTTACAAACGATTAAAGAAAAAGGCTTAATGAACACCACATCTGGTGCTGCTGCTTTTTCAATCTTGTTATTTCAAGATATCGTTGTTATTTTTATGATTGGTTCTATACCGTTGTTAGCGAGTTCTAATGCAGCAGCAATACCTACTAACAACCATAATGGGCACGTAAATTTATTAGATGGTTTGCCAATGGAACTACAAACGTTAGCCATTATTCTATCTGTAGTTTTTATTATTGTAGCAGGGCGTTACTTAATAGTGCCTATGTTGCGTAAAGTGGTAAACTCTGGGGTTAGAGAACTGTTAATTGCTGCTGCCTTTTTAATTGTATTCGGTATTTCATTTGTAATGGAATATGTTGGGTTAAGTCCGGCTTTAGGTGCCTTTTTAGGTGGTGTTGTCTTATCTAACAGTGAGTTTAAACATGAGTTAGAAAGTACCTTAGAACCTTTTAAAAACCTAATGTTAGGCTTGTTTTTTATTGCCGTTGGTGCTTCTGTTAATTTTATTGTTATTGCAAACAGTCCTTTAACCATTGCAGGTATTTTAATTGCTGTAATCTTTATAAAAGCCCTTGTTTTATTTATGGTAGGACTTTTATTTAAATTAAAAATAGATCAGAATTTATTATTGACTTTTAATTTATCGCAGGTAGGAGAATTTGCTTTTGTATTGCTTTCCTTTGCTTTTCAGTCTAGTATTTTGGGGCAAGAGCAATTAGATATTATGCTTGTGGTAACTGCATTAACTATGGGAATTACACCTATTATTGGTATGGTTAATGAGCATTTAATTCTGCCTAGAATCGGTACCAAAGAATCGGTTAAAAGACCGATGGATGAACATACAAAATCAGAAAAAATTATCTTGGTTGGGTTTGGTCAATTTGGTAGTACCATTGGGCGTTTTTTAAAATCTCATGATATAGAAACTACTATTTTAGATCATGACTCTAACCGTGTAGATTATCTTAGAAAATTAGGGTTCGAAGTGTATTATGGAGATGCTACACGAATGGGACTCTTAGAATCTGCAGGTATTGCAGAAGCTAAATTTTTAATTTGTGCTATAGACAATCCTGCTGCAGCGCTTCAAATTAGTAAACAAGTAAAAGAGAAGTATCCGCATGTAGAATTAATGGTAAGAGCCAGAAACAGGTATGATGCTTATGATTTTATAAACTTAGGAATTAAAAATATTTATAGAGAAAATTTAGAAACTTCATTAACATTAGCGAGTGATGTTTTAACCAAAGTAGGCTTCGAAAAAGAAACTTTAAAAAAGCAGGTAGAAAACTTTATAAAGTACGATGAAGAAAGTATCAGACGTTTGGCTGGAGAGCCTAAAGGCGATGAAAATTATATTGTTAAAAAGCGAGAAGAGTACAAACAACAAGTAGCATCTCTTAAAGAAGATTTTAAAAGAGGTAAAATGGAGTAA
- a CDS encoding thiamine phosphate synthase — protein sequence MIPKLHYISQGNSPKEHLENIQKACSAGAELVQLKVAGISEKKYLKLALEAREITSHFQTRLILSNHYKIAKEVKADGVHLENIDFCATTALEHLYTWQIVGATANTLQDCNALISKKVDYITLSPFKDKETKENSTKDLGLNGFSLIVEALKTETPIIGAGGITTDDVADILETGVSGIAVSDAISQNFDSIKKFNELLNASSTQEQRHTF from the coding sequence ATGATCCCTAAACTACATTATATATCTCAAGGTAATTCTCCAAAAGAACATCTAGAAAATATTCAGAAAGCGTGTTCGGCTGGAGCAGAATTGGTACAATTAAAAGTTGCTGGTATTTCTGAAAAGAAATATCTAAAATTAGCACTGGAAGCGAGAGAAATTACATCTCATTTTCAAACTAGATTAATTTTAAGCAATCACTATAAAATTGCGAAAGAAGTAAAAGCAGATGGTGTTCATTTAGAGAACATAGATTTCTGCGCTACAACGGCTTTAGAACATTTGTACACTTGGCAAATTGTTGGCGCAACAGCAAACACCTTGCAAGATTGTAACGCTTTAATTAGCAAAAAAGTAGATTATATTACTTTAAGTCCGTTTAAGGATAAAGAAACGAAAGAGAACTCTACAAAGGATTTAGGTTTAAATGGTTTTTCTTTAATTGTGGAAGCTTTAAAAACTGAAACTCCTATTATTGGTGCTGGAGGAATCACGACAGATGATGTTGCTGACATTTTAGAAACTGGAGTATCAGGAATTGCGGTTTCGGATGCAATTTCACAAAACTTTGATTCTATTAAAAAGTTCAACGAATTGTTAAATGCGTCGTCTACACAAGAACAACGACACACTTTTTAG
- a CDS encoding DEAD/DEAH box helicase, which translates to MPFKKLHADIKEILESLEITTPTPFQSKSIPVIKSGANVFCTAPENSGKTTTLVLTTLHKLKCQEVGSAPRALVLVENSVKGLALHDEFIKHTKYDALRIYACDDREHIELLKSEIFEGVDVLIATPKTMNKLLLLEGVNTTQLKILSIDDAEFLVEKTAYAALMAITQSIHKCQYVLYSEKMDPILKRFESYFMQYAKTVSIK; encoded by the coding sequence ATGCCTTTTAAAAAATTACATGCTGATATAAAAGAGATCTTAGAATCTCTAGAAATAACAACTCCTACTCCATTTCAAAGTAAAAGTATACCTGTTATTAAAAGTGGTGCAAACGTTTTTTGTACAGCTCCAGAAAATAGCGGAAAAACAACCACACTAGTACTTACTACTTTGCATAAGTTAAAGTGTCAAGAAGTTGGTTCTGCACCAAGGGCATTGGTTTTGGTAGAAAACTCTGTAAAAGGACTCGCATTGCATGATGAATTTATAAAACACACTAAATATGATGCTTTACGTATTTATGCTTGTGATGATAGAGAACACATAGAGTTGTTAAAATCAGAAATATTTGAAGGTGTAGACGTACTTATTGCTACGCCTAAAACCATGAATAAGTTGCTTTTATTAGAAGGTGTAAATACCACACAATTAAAGATTTTAAGTATAGACGATGCTGAGTTTTTAGTTGAGAAAACTGCGTATGCAGCATTAATGGCAATTACACAAAGCATACATAAATGCCAATATGTATTGTATTCAGAAAAAATGGACCCAATTTTAAAACGATTTGAGTCTTACTTTATGCAATACGCCAAAACCGTATCTATTAAATAA
- a CDS encoding WD40/YVTN/BNR-like repeat-containing protein, translated as MNRIIIFIFTFLAFVSCADHYQPREINAIIIKEFQIDSVSIRAIEVINKNEVIYAGSNGDIGFFSDIDKPMVLEIKYQDSIRPNFRSIAANNKAVFALSIGNPALLYHLSDGKATLKYTENHEKVFYDALQFFDDNLHGIAVGDPTENCASILLTSDGGDTWSKIKCANLPVFEDGEAFFAASNTNIKTMGSTVWIASGGKKARILKSDDFGHTWQIYNTPIVQGNGPQGIYSIDFADKNNGIAIGGDYSIPLENNANKAITKDGGLTWTLVANGQNPNYKSCVQYVPKTNGKEIFAVGKTGVSFSNNGGLTWVAVSKEAYYAIQFVDKNTAWLSGNNKLGKLVLK; from the coding sequence ATGAACAGAATAATCATATTTATTTTTACTTTCCTAGCTTTTGTGTCTTGTGCAGACCATTATCAACCTAGAGAAATCAATGCTATTATCATAAAAGAGTTCCAAATAGACAGCGTTAGCATCCGTGCTATTGAGGTGATAAACAAGAATGAAGTAATTTATGCGGGCTCTAACGGAGATATTGGTTTCTTTTCTGATATTGACAAACCGATGGTATTAGAAATTAAATATCAAGATTCTATAAGACCAAATTTTAGAAGTATTGCTGCTAACAATAAAGCTGTTTTTGCTTTAAGTATTGGTAATCCGGCGTTGTTGTATCATCTTTCAGATGGAAAAGCAACCTTAAAATATACCGAAAACCACGAGAAGGTTTTTTATGATGCCTTACAGTTTTTTGATGATAATTTACATGGAATTGCAGTAGGAGATCCAACAGAAAATTGTGCTTCTATCCTTTTAACTTCGGATGGTGGAGATACTTGGTCTAAAATTAAATGTGCTAATTTACCAGTCTTTGAAGATGGAGAAGCTTTTTTTGCAGCAAGCAACACCAATATTAAAACGATGGGAAGTACGGTTTGGATAGCATCCGGAGGAAAAAAAGCACGCATTTTAAAGTCGGATGATTTTGGCCATACTTGGCAAATTTACAATACGCCTATTGTACAAGGAAACGGACCACAAGGAATTTATTCTATAGATTTTGCTGATAAAAATAACGGAATTGCAATTGGCGGAGATTATTCTATTCCTTTAGAAAACAACGCAAATAAAGCCATTACTAAAGATGGTGGCCTAACTTGGACTCTAGTTGCCAACGGACAAAACCCAAACTACAAAAGCTGTGTGCAATATGTACCAAAAACCAATGGAAAAGAAATTTTTGCAGTAGGCAAAACAGGAGTTTCATTTTCTAATAACGGAGGTCTTACTTGGGTAGCAGTAAGTAAAGAAGCGTATTATGCCATTCAGTTTGTAGATAAAAATACGGCTTGGTTATCTGGAAACAATAAATTAGGAAAACTGGTTTTAAAATAG
- a CDS encoding outer membrane beta-barrel protein: MKQLITAVAAILVSTASFAQFQVSASTGYAMSSAGMQLGTTTTTTSTENNCGSYGEGSNVQIRGTYFLNEKFGLDLSVGYLHGADQTINKTSIPTVAEVNAVARARAFGASASMVYNFTENFYGRIGALLKIGGKTEAVISNKSYFTDAQASAQNLPSGSYSETNYVEDYHGHFPLGFVGALGYSFDLDENFALFVEAEYYGISLKRKDSEITEFNTDIVLPDGTVAVAGFYSLDNLPTPTGSATDVYRTTTYVDELSHAEAAAQAQAPDSDHTKKLSQKVPYSSFGLNFGVTYKFSGSKK, translated from the coding sequence ATGAAACAATTAATTACAGCAGTAGCAGCAATTTTAGTTAGTACAGCATCTTTTGCACAATTTCAAGTATCTGCTAGCACAGGGTACGCAATGAGTAGTGCAGGAATGCAATTAGGAACCACAACAACTACAACAAGTACAGAAAATAATTGTGGTAGTTACGGAGAAGGTTCAAATGTTCAGATAAGAGGTACATACTTTTTAAATGAAAAATTTGGATTAGATTTATCTGTAGGATATTTACACGGTGCAGACCAAACAATTAACAAAACATCTATACCAACAGTAGCAGAAGTAAACGCAGTTGCAAGAGCTCGTGCATTTGGAGCCTCTGCTTCTATGGTTTATAATTTTACAGAGAACTTTTACGGACGTATTGGTGCTTTATTAAAAATTGGAGGAAAAACAGAAGCTGTTATTTCTAACAAGTCTTACTTTACAGATGCACAAGCATCAGCTCAAAATTTACCTAGTGGTTCTTATTCTGAAACCAATTATGTGGAAGATTATCATGGACACTTTCCTTTAGGCTTTGTAGGTGCATTGGGATATTCATTTGATTTAGATGAAAATTTTGCTCTTTTTGTAGAAGCAGAATATTACGGAATTAGTTTGAAAAGAAAAGATTCTGAGATAACAGAGTTTAATACAGATATTGTTTTACCTGATGGTACTGTTGCGGTTGCTGGATTTTATTCTTTAGATAATTTACCAACACCTACTGGAAGTGCAACAGATGTTTATAGAACAACAACTTATGTAGATGAATTATCTCATGCAGAAGCAGCAGCTCAAGCGCAAGCACCAGATTCAGATCACACAAAAAAATTATCTCAAAAAGTACCTTATTCTTCTTTCGGATTAAACTTTGGAGTTACTTATAAATTTAGTGGTTCTAAAAAATAA
- a CDS encoding MarC family protein, which produces MDNLITFAITVFTGFFAITNPISNMTVFVSLTRGLDKETKRDINKRSNIIAFVIVTVFVLLGKYIFELFNISVPAFKITGGILIFYIGFEMLQSKKSDVKNIKNVDVDEDIAISPLAIPILAGPGTIVTAMNFVANVQTIHIFLVIAIFGTMSLITFYTFRLSDLIVKVVGNNVISVIGKIMGLIIAIIGTGMVITGIKISFDLITT; this is translated from the coding sequence ATGGATAATTTAATAACCTTTGCAATAACTGTTTTTACAGGCTTTTTTGCAATAACCAACCCGATCTCGAACATGACGGTTTTTGTGTCTTTAACGAGAGGTTTGGACAAAGAAACGAAAAGAGACATTAACAAACGAAGTAATATTATTGCTTTTGTAATTGTAACTGTTTTTGTGCTTTTAGGTAAATATATTTTTGAACTGTTTAATATAAGTGTCCCTGCATTTAAGATTACAGGTGGTATTTTAATATTTTACATAGGATTTGAAATGCTACAATCTAAAAAATCTGATGTAAAAAACATTAAAAATGTAGATGTTGATGAAGATATTGCAATATCTCCATTGGCAATTCCTATTTTGGCAGGTCCAGGAACCATTGTAACTGCAATGAATTTTGTGGCGAATGTACAAACCATACACATCTTTTTAGTGATTGCTATCTTCGGAACCATGAGTTTAATTACTTTCTACACGTTTAGATTGAGTGATTTAATAGTAAAAGTAGTGGGGAATAACGTGATTTCTGTAATTGGTAAAATAATGGGTTTAATCATTGCCATTATTGGTACAGGTATGGTAATAACAGGTATTAAAATTTCTTTTGATTTGATTACCACATAA
- a CDS encoding patatin-like phospholipase family protein, whose amino-acid sequence MKKALVISGGGSKGAFAGGVAQYLMKKEKKDYDLFIGTSTGSLMVSHLALGKLDELKELYTNVNQKTIFSNSPFNIKKVAGEKVISIRHLNTFWNFLNGRKTFGESKNLRILIKKKITKEIYDEIKENNKEVVVTVSNLTANQIEYKSINDCTYDDFCDWIWGSCNYVPFMSLLEKNNCQYADGGFGSLVPIREAILRGATEIDAIILETEVTQFNKLPATNPFSLLFDVFDFMLAHVERHNITIGKLAATNKDIKLNLYYTPTVLTTNSLVFDETLMRKWWKSGYKYAKSKQEELMSEFRPDVLTDQEIEEGIDDVEDLNI is encoded by the coding sequence ATGAAAAAAGCATTGGTGATTTCTGGAGGTGGAAGTAAAGGAGCATTTGCAGGTGGAGTTGCGCAATATTTAATGAAGAAAGAAAAAAAAGATTACGATTTATTTATTGGTACTTCTACAGGTAGTTTAATGGTTTCTCACCTAGCTTTAGGTAAATTAGATGAATTAAAAGAGCTATACACCAATGTAAACCAGAAAACTATTTTTAGTAATAGTCCTTTTAATATTAAAAAAGTAGCCGGTGAAAAAGTGATTAGTATTCGACATTTAAATACTTTCTGGAACTTTTTAAACGGAAGAAAAACGTTTGGAGAAAGCAAAAACTTACGCATCTTAATCAAGAAAAAAATTACCAAAGAAATATATGACGAAATTAAAGAAAACAACAAAGAGGTTGTTGTAACAGTTTCTAACTTAACAGCCAATCAAATTGAATACAAGTCTATAAACGATTGTACTTATGATGATTTTTGTGACTGGATTTGGGGTTCTTGCAATTATGTACCTTTTATGAGTTTGCTAGAAAAAAATAATTGCCAGTATGCAGACGGTGGTTTCGGTTCTTTAGTGCCAATTAGAGAAGCTATTTTAAGAGGAGCCACAGAAATTGATGCCATTATTTTAGAAACAGAGGTTACTCAGTTTAATAAATTACCTGCCACAAATCCATTTTCTTTACTATTTGATGTGTTCGATTTTATGTTGGCACACGTAGAAAGACACAATATTACCATTGGTAAATTAGCAGCCACTAATAAAGACATAAAACTAAATCTATATTATACTCCAACTGTTTTAACCACTAATTCTTTAGTTTTTGATGAAACTTTAATGCGTAAATGGTGGAAATCTGGTTATAAATACGCTAAGTCTAAGCAAGAAGAATTAATGAGCGAGTTTAGACCTGATGTTTTAACAGATCAAGAAATAGAAGAAGGAATAGATGATGTAGAAGATTTAAATATATAA